A genome region from Natranaeroarchaeum sulfidigenes includes the following:
- a CDS encoding transcriptional regulator, with translation MSETDIAILEFFDKLGDVDGERVVAPPRFVHENLVEQMKVIQKSETTISRRMKKLADNDLLEKMEDSRGSYYRMTQLGEDYLAGDIDADELE, from the coding sequence ATGAGCGAAACAGACATCGCCATCTTGGAGTTTTTCGATAAACTCGGGGATGTCGACGGCGAGCGTGTCGTAGCTCCTCCCAGATTCGTTCATGAGAATCTCGTTGAACAGATGAAGGTAATCCAAAAAAGTGAAACTACAATCTCTCGGCGAATGAAAAAATTAGCAGATAATGATCTGCTTGAGAAAATGGAAGATTCACGAGGCAGCTACTACCGAATGACTCAGCTTGGAGAAGACTATTTGGCAGGAGATATCGATGCTGACGAATTAGAATAG
- a CDS encoding DUF7385 family protein yields the protein MEQFDKFVSSTTLREENDSIKLYQNTVALACPACEEPFDDMVVCKNEFTSLNQTMPLDLCATVHDGTPVLFTHKP from the coding sequence ATGGAACAGTTCGACAAATTCGTCTCGTCAACGACGTTACGCGAGGAAAACGACTCGATTAAGCTCTACCAGAACACCGTGGCGCTGGCCTGTCCAGCCTGTGAGGAGCCGTTCGACGATATGGTCGTCTGCAAAAACGAGTTCACCAGCCTCAACCAGACGATGCCGCTGGACCTCTGTGCGACGGTCCACGACGGCACGCCGGTGCTGTTCACGCACAAGCCCTGA
- a CDS encoding tyrosine-type recombinase/integrase, with protein MNLRQHEKRDDMKVWLSQSEVEQLIDHANGTQQRIALALGARCGLRSHEVLDVAPEDVVDTDAGTMLRVWHGKGDQFRETPVPRDLATTIRTVQDVRDESASSSLVEITSTRSLRRWVRSAAEELHEETGDSGWEHLGFHDLRRTWATALASEDVDALLVCDWGGWNDIETFLSHYRGTYSPEAQQRERGKVEWL; from the coding sequence ATGAACCTCAGACAACACGAGAAACGAGACGATATGAAGGTCTGGCTCAGCCAGTCCGAAGTTGAACAGTTGATCGACCACGCCAACGGAACCCAGCAGCGCATCGCGCTCGCACTCGGGGCTCGCTGCGGGCTCCGGAGCCACGAGGTTCTCGACGTCGCTCCCGAGGACGTCGTCGACACCGACGCCGGTACGATGCTGCGCGTCTGGCACGGGAAAGGCGACCAATTCCGAGAGACGCCCGTCCCGAGAGATCTCGCTACCACCATCCGAACCGTCCAGGACGTGCGCGACGAGAGCGCCAGCTCGTCACTCGTCGAGATCACGTCAACGCGCTCGCTGCGGCGGTGGGTGCGATCGGCGGCTGAGGAGCTGCACGAGGAGACCGGCGACTCCGGCTGGGAGCATCTCGGCTTCCACGATCTCCGGCGGACCTGGGCGACCGCGCTCGCCAGCGAGGACGTCGACGCGCTCTTAGTTTGTGACTGGGGGGGTTGGAATGACATTGAGACCTTCCTCTCACATTACAGAGGAACGTACTCGCCGGAGGCGCAGCAGCGAGAACGTGGGAAAGTCGAGTGGCTTTGA
- a CDS encoding DoxX family protein, with translation MNDVLTRLKRPLLYVMSTGYIVAGVLHFVVSELYVQIVPPIFPAALLLVYLSGLAEIAVGIGLLLDRTRQYAAWATIALLIAIFPANIYMATHGVVIDGLPGGGDPSSIVRWGRLPLQGVLILWAFWYTRPPAISNSK, from the coding sequence ATGAATGATGTTCTGACCCGACTCAAACGCCCGTTACTCTACGTGATGAGCACAGGGTACATCGTCGCAGGCGTGCTACATTTCGTCGTGTCGGAGCTGTACGTCCAGATCGTCCCTCCGATATTTCCGGCGGCACTGTTACTCGTCTATCTCTCCGGGCTCGCCGAGATCGCCGTCGGGATCGGGCTACTCCTTGACCGAACCCGACAGTACGCCGCGTGGGCGACGATTGCGTTACTCATCGCGATCTTTCCGGCAAACATCTATATGGCGACGCACGGGGTCGTCATCGACGGGTTGCCGGGCGGTGGCGACCCGTCCAGCATCGTTCGCTGGGGACGACTCCCGCTGCAGGGCGTGTTGATCCTCTGGGCTTTCTGGTATACCCGGCCGCCAGCGATATCGAATAGCAAATAG
- a CDS encoding redoxin domain-containing protein gives MIDIGDHAPEFTLPKAGGEAHNDIEPFELSTALGGGPIVLAFFPAAFTSGCTAEMCTFRDSMDRFEDLDAAVYGISVDLPPAQNVWIREETLNFPMLSDWNHDVIHDYGVVLPEMYGQFEAARRSIFVLDETGQVTYRWVAGEGTIDFGAVVDEVATAVEETANG, from the coding sequence ATGATCGATATCGGCGATCACGCACCCGAGTTTACGCTCCCGAAAGCGGGCGGCGAGGCGCACAACGACATCGAACCGTTCGAGCTTTCTACAGCACTCGGTGGGGGACCGATCGTACTCGCGTTCTTCCCCGCGGCGTTCACCAGCGGGTGTACCGCTGAAATGTGTACGTTCAGGGATTCGATGGATCGGTTCGAGGACCTCGACGCCGCCGTGTACGGTATCAGCGTGGACCTGCCACCGGCCCAGAACGTCTGGATTCGAGAGGAGACCCTGAACTTCCCGATGCTTTCGGACTGGAACCACGACGTGATCCACGACTACGGCGTCGTGCTCCCCGAGATGTATGGCCAGTTCGAGGCCGCACGGCGGAGTATCTTCGTTCTCGACGAAACGGGGCAGGTCACGTATCGCTGGGTCGCAGGCGAGGGGACGATCGACTTCGGAGCGGTCGTCGACGAGGTCGCGACGGCAGTGGAGGAGACGGCTAACGGATAG
- a CDS encoding AN1-type zinc finger domain-containing protein, whose translation MAACDICGKTSTFDYSCRYCDGTFCNKHQLPERHNCVYLGGAKTLGPEFRDFEGAKEVSAHRRSESETASESVDRREERDTTDCEGCGETIDASRTYCPQCRLELADLDQADGPDVVMDDSPEPDSLVNRSRNIERHEENGINTRVAIALVVLVIVIGAVIGAFVLL comes from the coding sequence ATGGCTGCGTGCGACATCTGCGGCAAAACATCGACCTTCGATTATTCCTGCCGATACTGTGATGGGACGTTCTGCAACAAACACCAGCTGCCGGAGCGTCACAACTGCGTGTATCTCGGTGGTGCGAAGACGCTCGGACCGGAGTTCAGGGACTTCGAGGGAGCGAAAGAGGTCAGCGCTCACCGTCGATCTGAATCAGAAACAGCGTCCGAAAGTGTCGATCGGCGCGAAGAGAGGGACACAACCGATTGCGAAGGATGCGGAGAGACGATCGACGCCAGCCGGACCTACTGTCCACAGTGTCGCCTGGAGCTCGCCGATCTCGATCAGGCTGATGGACCGGACGTAGTAATGGACGACTCGCCGGAACCAGATTCGTTGGTGAACAGAAGCCGGAATATCGAACGCCACGAGGAAAATGGAATCAACACGCGCGTCGCGATCGCGTTGGTTGTTCTGGTAATCGTTATCGGTGCGGTGATCGGTGCGTTCGTCCTGTTGTAG
- a CDS encoding DUF7389 domain-containing protein, translating into MSEEEDDAIEITVQMTRGTSTDDRDKIKAKVGASDVDELDRRMRQVKDRLEDWADDIREIQPRERRGLDEDQSTLVEQEGSA; encoded by the coding sequence ATGTCTGAAGAAGAAGACGACGCGATCGAGATCACGGTCCAGATGACGCGCGGAACGTCGACCGATGACCGGGACAAAATCAAGGCCAAAGTCGGCGCAAGCGATGTCGACGAACTCGATCGGCGGATGCGGCAGGTCAAAGACCGACTTGAGGACTGGGCCGACGATATCAGGGAGATCCAGCCCCGCGAACGTCGCGGCCTCGACGAGGATCAATCAACGCTGGTAGAACAGGAGGGGTCGGCATGA
- a CDS encoding winged helix-turn-helix domain-containing protein, with the protein MSPLCDQIRQAARQSEILQTLEDVDATMTATEIADRVDGSTSTVRDDLRRLDSAGLVTRKDPRQPYRWTTSPRAPEEISPEAVIQHV; encoded by the coding sequence ATGAGCCCCCTCTGTGATCAGATCCGCCAGGCCGCTCGTCAGTCGGAGATCCTGCAGACCCTCGAGGACGTCGACGCCACGATGACCGCGACCGAGATCGCCGATCGAGTCGATGGATCCACCAGCACGGTCCGGGACGATCTCCGACGTCTCGACTCGGCTGGACTGGTGACGCGAAAGGATCCACGCCAGCCCTACCGTTGGACCACGAGCCCGCGTGCGCCCGAAGAGATCAGCCCCGAGGCGGTGATCCAGCATGTCTGA